The proteins below are encoded in one region of Triticum aestivum cultivar Chinese Spring chromosome 1B, IWGSC CS RefSeq v2.1, whole genome shotgun sequence:
- the LOC123115021 gene encoding MAR-binding filament-like protein 1: MGYHHLLVVSPPAQPPPPRRVSLPSRSPRGAVTAAASPDAVRSLSVVASSAATRRRAVLLVGISVFPLLRLRDAATSAVQPSAVDLVTDKMDIQMSEEMQPEETRAGPPQSEVKRPSPGNPFASLLNAIAVIASGLLAGLLGTTQREKKALQSAISSMEIKLAEDEAAMSLLRENYEKRLLDEQVAQKKQARMFQDEEASLLDQLASTKRTVKNLNEEVMKEKELVEQLKHETHDLEISIAQAEEDKHAFEENLRDKLETLDILHGKVNLLSQDVNDKEENITELSSSLSTKEGDYQSLHLIFNQTKESLEHANSRMEQLEKYVYAAKNDIKSKISSIDSLNEDVQTVYSAKSDAEEKISKLMKQYTELEAASKTRASHDSELLSNKDGQLNQLEERLSTALSDSSEDRIIIVELNSELEANRTMLLNEVEVRKKLSDLVQSTEDALKESRNELFKLSEELNEVNISNHDLTTQISEFTNESNEVKQALTKKVEEAESVSKALLDELASVKEIHQKTQTNLEVTSNQLVSITEVHGELSKELLDAYKKLESTTDELVRERRINATLNRELEALVKQSQVESEARRALQADLDEATVSLNEVNESTLFLSNKLDNTVSRISAIKEEKEALSAALSEQKKSTAEAQKNMVDAQHLIKRLGMERENSEIRSTKLEEELATAKGEMLYLRRQITASGSQNADVLEASPTPNFNQSPEDRVPNTSSTDAVPPRSAKKIYRRRKDRP, from the exons CGCGGGGGGCCGTCACAGCCGCTGCCTCGCCCGACGCCGTCCGCTCCTTGTCGGTGGTGGCATCGTCGGCAGCCACGCGAAGGAGGGCCGTGCTCCTGGTCGGGATCTCCGTGTTCCCGCTCCTGCGCCTCCGTGACGCGGCGACCTCCGCCGTGCAGCCCTCAGCGGTCGATCTCGTCACTG ATAAAATGGACATTCAGATGTCTGAGGAAATGCAGCCTGAAGAAACTAGGGCTGGACCACCTCAGTCTGAGGTGAAAAGGCCATCTCCAGGGAATCCATTTGCAAGTCTCCTGAATGCAATTGCAGTTATTGCTTCTGGGCTTCTGGCTGGGCTTCTTGGTACTACTCAACGTGAAAAGAAGGCCTTGCAGTCAGCCATCTCATCT ATGGAGATCAAATTGGCTGAAGATGAGGCAGCGATGTCTTTGCTTAGAGAGAACTATGAGAAGAGGCTATTGGACGAACAAGTGGCACAGAAGAAACAAGCTAGGATGTTCCAGGACGAGGAAGCTTCTCTTCTTGATCAATTGGCTTCAACGAAGAGAACTGTAAAAAATTTAAATGAGGAAGTTATGAAGGAGAAGGAGCTAGTTGAACAGCTTAAACATGAAACACATGATCTTGAGATTAGCATTGCACAAGCAGAGGAAGACAAACATGCGTTTGAAGAAAATTTGAGGGACAAGTTGGAAACACTTGATATTTTACATGGCAAGGTAAATCTGCTTAGCCAAGATGTAAATGACAAGGAGGAAAACATTACAGAACTCAGTTCATCACTTTCAACCAAGGAAGGAGACTACCAGAGCCTGCACTTAATATTTAATCAGACTAAAGAGAGCCTGGAACATGCAAATTCTAGAATGGAGCAACTGGAGAAGTATGTTTATGCagctaaaaatgatataaaatcaaAGATATCCTCAATTGATTCATTGAATGAGGATGTCCAAACAGTGTACAGTGCAAAGAGTGATGCCGAGGAAAAAATAAGCAAGTTAATGAAACAGTACACAGAATTGGAAGCTGCTTCTAAGACGAGGGCCTCTCACGATTCTGAACTATTGTCCAATAAAGATGGTCAGCTCAATCAACTCGAAGAACGACTTTCTACTGCATTAAGTGATTCTAGTGAAGACAGAATTATAATTGTTGAGTTAAACAGTGAATTGGAAGCTAACAGAACAATGCTACTCAATGAAGTTGAGGTCCGAAAAAAATTGTCAGATCTTGTCCAGTCCACTGAAGATGCACTTAAAGAATCCAGAAATGAGTTGTTCAAACTGTCCGAAGAGCTTAATGAAGTAAATATATCAAACCATGACTTGACAACCCAGATTTCAGAATTCACAAATGAGTCTAATGAAGTGAAACAGGCTCTGACTAAGAAAGTAGAAGAAGCGGAATCAGTTTCTAAAGCTCTTTTAGATGAATTGGCCTCAGTGAAGGAGATACATCAAAAGACACAAACAAATCTTGAAGTCACCTCTAATCAATTGGTGTCTATTACAGAAGTGCATGGTGAACTTAGTAAAGAATTGCTGGATGCATATAAAAAGTTAGAGTCCACAACAGATGAGCTTGTTAGAGAACGAAGGATTAATGCTACTTTAAATAGGGAGCTTGAGGCATTGGTGAAACAGTCGCAGGTGGAATCTGAAGCTAGAAGAGCTCTTCAAGCAGACTTGGATGAGGCCACTGTTTCACTAAATGAGGTGAATGAGAGTACATTATTTCTGTCTAATAAGCTTGATAACACTGTTTCCAGGATTTCTGCTATTAAAGAAGAGAAAGAGGCTCTTTCAGCGGCTCTTTCGGAGCAAAAGAAAAGTACAGCCGAAGCTCAGAAAAATATGGTGGATGCTCAGCATCTTATTAAAAGGCTTGGGATGGAGAGAGAGAATAGTGAAATCAGGAGTACAAAGCTTGAAGAGGAATTGGCCACAGCAAAAGGTGAGATGTTATATCTGAGGAGGCAGATTACTGCAAGTGGGTCACAGAATGCAGATGTTTTGGAAGCAAGCCCAACACCAAATTTCAACCAATCTCCGGAAGATCGTGTTCCAAATACCAGTAGTACTGATGCTGTACCTCCTCGTTCTGCTAAGAAGATTTATAGGAGAAGAAAAGACAGACCATAA